Proteins encoded within one genomic window of Planctomycetota bacterium:
- a CDS encoding LeuA family protein: MTPDLIYDWNRDGDAPPRPPRPIEFDDETLRDGLQSPSVVNPPVDRKIEILRLMDALGIDTADIGLPGAGGTVKEDTLLLARALQEERLRLAANCAARTLEADIRPIVEIVQKTGRPIEACLFIGSSPIRRYAEDWTLEDILQHTRRAVTFAVREGLEVMYVTEDTTRAHPADLERLYLAAIECGARRICLCDTCGHATPYGTARLVRYVRAFLASRGLNHVKVDFHGHMDRGLGVWNAVAAIEAGADRVHGTALGIGERVGNAPLDQILVNLKLLGWIDRDLTRLAEYCRKVSEYCGVPIPPGYPVVGKDAFETATGVHAAAILKALRKGDRALADRVYSGVPASEFGREQVITVGPMSGRSNVLWWMERHGVRPEESLIAAVLERAKRSDRILNDEEIWDVLRNKA; the protein is encoded by the coding sequence GTGACGCCCGACCTCATCTACGACTGGAACCGGGACGGCGACGCCCCGCCGCGTCCCCCCCGCCCGATCGAGTTCGACGACGAAACCCTCCGCGACGGACTCCAGTCCCCCAGCGTTGTCAACCCTCCCGTGGACCGGAAAATCGAAATCCTCCGCCTCATGGACGCCCTGGGCATCGACACGGCGGATATCGGACTCCCCGGCGCCGGAGGAACCGTGAAGGAAGATACGCTCCTCCTGGCCCGCGCCCTTCAGGAGGAACGCCTCCGCCTGGCCGCCAACTGCGCCGCCCGGACCCTCGAGGCCGACATCCGCCCCATCGTCGAGATCGTCCAGAAAACCGGTCGACCCATCGAGGCCTGCCTCTTCATCGGCTCCTCCCCCATCCGCCGCTACGCCGAGGACTGGACCCTCGAGGACATCCTCCAGCACACCCGCCGCGCCGTCACCTTCGCCGTCCGCGAAGGGCTCGAGGTGATGTACGTCACCGAGGACACCACCCGCGCCCATCCGGCCGACCTCGAGCGCCTCTACCTTGCGGCCATCGAGTGCGGCGCCCGTCGCATCTGCCTGTGCGACACCTGCGGCCACGCCACCCCCTACGGCACGGCCCGCCTCGTCCGGTACGTCCGCGCCTTCCTGGCCTCGCGCGGCCTGAACCACGTCAAGGTGGACTTCCACGGCCACATGGACCGCGGCCTCGGCGTCTGGAACGCCGTCGCCGCGATCGAGGCCGGCGCCGACCGCGTCCACGGCACCGCCCTGGGGATCGGCGAACGCGTCGGCAACGCGCCGCTCGACCAGATTCTCGTCAACCTCAAGCTCCTGGGCTGGATCGACCGAGACCTCACCCGCCTGGCGGAATACTGCCGGAAGGTGTCCGAATACTGCGGCGTCCCGATCCCGCCCGGCTACCCCGTGGTCGGCAAGGACGCCTTCGAAACCGCCACGGGAGTCCACGCCGCGGCCATTCTCAAGGCCCTCCGGAAAGGAGACCGCGCGCTCGCCGACCGGGTCTATTCCGGCGTCCCGGCGTCCGAATTCGGCCGCGAACAGGTCATCACCGTCGGCCCCATGAGCGGACGCTCCAACGTCCTCTGGTGGATGGAGCGCCACGGAGTGCGGCCCGAGGAATCCCTGATCGCGGCCGTCCTCGAACGCGCCAAACGCTCCGACCGCATCCTGAACGACGAGGAGATCTGGGATGTCCTCCGAAACAAAGCCTGA
- a CDS encoding gamma-glutamyl-gamma-aminobutyrate hydrolase family protein: MKRRRPLIGINCKLTTSEGDPTYALDRLYVDAVWKAGGTPLLMPFFRSRREASDFLERLDGVLMTGGPDVNPRRWGEAPHPKTRLLHPDREKSDFWVLEEVLRRDLPLLAVCCACQELNVALGGSLHQHLPDLPGVRRHAGGVRHPVDVTPGSKLREILGGSHTGVNSWHHQACREIGRGLSVAAYAPDGVVEAVESSRHRFVVGVQWHPERMSGDRRQRALFRALVAEAGRPP; this comes from the coding sequence ATGAAGCGCCGCCGCCCCCTCATCGGCATCAACTGCAAACTGACGACCTCCGAGGGAGACCCCACCTACGCCCTCGACCGCCTCTACGTGGACGCCGTCTGGAAGGCCGGCGGCACGCCCCTGCTCATGCCCTTCTTCCGCTCCCGCCGCGAGGCGTCCGATTTCCTCGAACGCCTGGACGGGGTCCTCATGACGGGCGGCCCCGACGTCAACCCGCGCCGCTGGGGCGAAGCCCCCCACCCCAAGACCCGGCTTCTCCACCCCGACCGCGAAAAGAGCGATTTCTGGGTCCTCGAGGAGGTCCTCCGTCGCGACCTTCCCCTTCTGGCCGTCTGCTGCGCCTGCCAGGAGCTCAATGTGGCCCTCGGAGGCTCTCTTCACCAGCACCTCCCGGACCTCCCGGGAGTCCGGCGCCATGCCGGAGGCGTGCGCCATCCGGTGGACGTGACGCCCGGCTCGAAGCTGCGGGAGATCCTGGGCGGCTCGCACACGGGGGTCAATTCCTGGCACCACCAGGCCTGCCGGGAGATCGGCCGGGGCCTCTCGGTCGCCGCGTACGCCCCGGACGGGGTCGTCGAGGCCGTCGAAAGCTCCCGCCATCGCTTCGTCGTGGGCGTCCAGTGGCATCCCGAGCGGATGTCCGGCGACCGCCGCCAGCGCGCCCTCTTCCGGGCGCTCGTGGCGGAAGCCGGCCGACCTCCCTGA
- a CDS encoding NYN domain-containing protein produces the protein MFLIDGYNLLHAIAGGRPTAEARERMVARVEAWCRREGYRARIVFDPTAGLRALETRGAVEIRGVAEGRTADEEILRTLASTSDRTAYTVVSDDRAIATGARKRRFRVVSCREFLRRLEGPGSGEPPEPGGVPPGEVDYWMREFGLEE, from the coding sequence GTGTTTCTGATCGACGGGTACAATCTGCTTCACGCGATCGCCGGCGGCCGGCCCACGGCCGAGGCGCGCGAGCGGATGGTGGCGCGGGTCGAGGCCTGGTGCCGCCGGGAAGGCTACCGGGCGCGGATCGTCTTCGATCCCACGGCGGGCCTGCGCGCCCTCGAGACCCGCGGCGCGGTCGAAATCCGGGGCGTTGCCGAGGGCCGCACGGCGGACGAGGAAATTCTACGGACGCTCGCTTCGACGTCCGACCGGACGGCCTACACCGTGGTCAGCGACGACCGGGCCATCGCGACCGGGGCCCGGAAGCGCCGCTTCCGGGTCGTCTCGTGCCGGGAGTTCCTGCGCCGGCTCGAGGGGCCGGGTTCCGGCGAGCCCCCCGAGCCGGGCGGCGTCCCTCCGGGCGAGGTCGATTACTGGATGCGCGAGTTCGGGCTCGAGGAGTGA
- a CDS encoding dihydroorotase, protein MILIQGGRPFDVLVDGGKIVRVGKIADRAETVLDARGLIVVPGLIDMHVHLREPGREDKETIASGAAAAVAGGFTSVAAMANSGRPCDDAAGVIYVLERSRRAGMAHVFPVGAVTRGLEGKELAELGSMAEAGAVAFSDDGHPILDSELMRRALEYARMLDRPILSHCEDTTLTRGAVMNEGRVSAELGLRGAPNAAEAILAARDVYLAALTGGHVHLCHVSARETVDVVRRAKKLGIRVTAEASPHHLTLTDERLRGYESRFKMNPPLRTREDVEAVAEAVADGTIDAIASDHAPHTVEEKERELAACPNGVVGLETTLGAVLTLTRIPFERAIEAMTAAPARILGLRAKGRLEPGADADLTLIDPEATWTVDPAAFRSRGRSTPFEGMTLRGRARHVLVGGRLCF, encoded by the coding sequence GTGATCCTGATCCAGGGCGGCCGCCCGTTCGACGTCCTCGTGGACGGCGGGAAGATCGTCCGCGTGGGGAAGATCGCCGACCGGGCCGAAACCGTCCTGGACGCGCGGGGACTTATCGTCGTTCCCGGCCTCATCGACATGCACGTGCACCTTCGGGAGCCCGGCCGGGAGGACAAGGAGACGATCGCCTCGGGGGCGGCGGCGGCGGTGGCGGGAGGGTTTACGAGCGTGGCCGCCATGGCCAACTCCGGCCGTCCCTGCGACGACGCCGCCGGCGTGATCTACGTCCTGGAGCGCTCCCGGCGGGCGGGAATGGCCCATGTCTTTCCGGTGGGGGCGGTCACCCGGGGGCTCGAGGGGAAGGAGCTGGCGGAGCTGGGGAGCATGGCGGAAGCGGGCGCGGTGGCCTTTTCCGACGACGGCCATCCGATCCTCGACTCCGAGCTCATGCGCCGGGCGCTGGAGTACGCCCGCATGCTCGACCGCCCGATCCTCAGCCACTGCGAGGATACGACGCTCACCCGCGGGGCCGTCATGAACGAAGGCCGCGTCTCCGCGGAGCTGGGGCTCCGGGGGGCGCCGAACGCCGCGGAGGCGATCCTCGCCGCGCGGGACGTCTACCTGGCCGCCCTCACGGGCGGGCATGTGCACCTCTGCCACGTGAGCGCCCGGGAGACCGTGGACGTCGTCCGGCGCGCCAAGAAGCTGGGGATCCGCGTGACCGCCGAGGCGTCGCCCCACCACCTGACGCTCACCGACGAACGCCTGCGGGGCTACGAGTCGCGCTTCAAGATGAACCCGCCGCTGCGGACCCGCGAGGACGTGGAAGCCGTGGCCGAGGCGGTGGCCGACGGGACGATCGACGCGATCGCCAGCGATCATGCGCCCCACACGGTGGAGGAGAAGGAGCGGGAGCTGGCGGCCTGCCCGAACGGCGTCGTGGGGCTCGAGACGACGCTCGGGGCGGTTCTGACGCTCACCCGGATCCCCTTCGAACGGGCGATCGAGGCGATGACCGCCGCCCCGGCGCGGATTCTCGGGCTGCGCGCGAAGGGACGCCTCGAGCCGGGGGCCGACGCGGATCTCACCCTGATCGATCCGGAGGCGACCTGGACGGTCGATCCCGCCGCGTTCCGCTCGCGCGGCCGCTCCACGCCGTTCGAGGGAATGACCCTGCGCGGCCGGGCCCGCCACGTCCTGGTCGGCGGCCGGCTGTGTTTCTGA
- a CDS encoding aspartate carbamoyltransferase catalytic subunit yields the protein MALEALRTRCRAWTHRHLLGTRDLSADDIALVLSVAEELAALREEVAPLRGRRLFTFFVEPSTRTKTSFVLAARRLGAEVIDFSPSASSLAKGESLKDTARTIESMGVHFTAIRHGASGAPHFLSRLVRSSVVNAGDGAHEHPTQALLDLLTIRQRLGRLSGLRVALVGDIAHSRVARSNLWALRKLGNDVTLVGPPTLVPRDLDAPVTHDFDRALREHDVVMMLRLQLERQQAGLFPSVPEYVRFFGLTRERLAMLRPGAIVMHPGPMNRGVEICAEAADSDRSVILHQVSNGVWVRAAVLLLLSEAAS from the coding sequence ATGGCGCTCGAGGCCCTCCGGACCCGCTGCCGGGCGTGGACGCACCGCCACCTCCTCGGGACCCGCGACCTTTCCGCCGACGACATCGCGCTCGTTCTCTCCGTGGCCGAGGAGCTGGCCGCCCTGCGGGAGGAGGTCGCCCCCCTGCGCGGCCGGCGTCTGTTCACCTTCTTCGTCGAACCCTCCACCCGCACGAAGACGTCGTTCGTCCTGGCCGCCCGGCGCCTGGGCGCGGAGGTCATCGACTTCTCTCCCTCCGCCTCGAGCCTGGCCAAGGGCGAAAGCCTCAAGGACACCGCCCGGACGATCGAGTCCATGGGGGTCCACTTCACGGCGATCCGGCACGGCGCCTCGGGGGCGCCCCATTTTCTCTCGCGCCTCGTGCGGAGCTCCGTCGTCAACGCCGGGGACGGCGCGCACGAGCACCCCACGCAGGCGCTTCTCGATCTTCTGACGATCCGCCAGCGCCTGGGGCGCCTCTCCGGACTCCGCGTGGCGCTCGTCGGGGACATCGCCCACAGCCGCGTGGCCCGCTCCAACCTCTGGGCCCTACGAAAGCTCGGGAACGACGTGACCCTGGTGGGTCCCCCCACGCTCGTTCCGCGCGACCTCGACGCGCCCGTCACCCACGACTTCGACCGGGCGCTCCGGGAACACGACGTCGTCATGATGCTTCGGCTCCAGCTGGAGCGCCAGCAGGCGGGGCTTTTCCCCTCGGTTCCGGAATACGTGCGCTTCTTCGGACTGACGCGGGAGCGTCTGGCGATGCTGCGGCCCGGGGCGATCGTCATGCACCCCGGCCCCATGAACCGGGGCGTCGAGATCTGCGCCGAGGCGGCCGACAGCGACCGGTCCGTCATCCTCCACCAGGTGTCCAACGGCGTCTGGGTCCGGGCGGCGGTGTTGCTTCTCCTTTCGGAGGCGGCGTCGTGA
- a CDS encoding DUF1080 domain-containing protein has protein sequence MNRMLALWTLAASTACASPGQDSSEEGFVPLFNGKDLSGWIYGRKGSGENKTGRGYQVENGILFCTEKDGGNLFTEKEYGDFVFRFEFRLTPNANNGVGIRAPLEGDAAYVGMEIQILDDSGSKYQNLRPTQYHGSIYDVVPARRGHLKPVGEWNEEEITARGRRITVKLNGAVIVDADLDEIRDEQVLRKHPGLRNAKGHIGFLGHGTRVEFRNIRIREL, from the coding sequence ATGAACCGGATGCTGGCGCTCTGGACCCTGGCCGCCTCCACGGCGTGCGCGTCGCCGGGGCAGGACTCGTCCGAAGAGGGATTCGTGCCGCTTTTCAACGGAAAGGACCTTTCGGGCTGGATCTACGGCCGCAAGGGGAGCGGCGAGAACAAGACCGGCCGGGGCTACCAGGTCGAAAACGGAATCCTGTTCTGCACGGAGAAGGACGGCGGAAATCTCTTCACGGAGAAGGAATACGGGGATTTCGTCTTCCGCTTCGAGTTCCGGCTGACCCCGAACGCCAACAACGGCGTCGGCATCCGCGCGCCCCTGGAGGGGGACGCCGCCTACGTGGGCATGGAGATCCAGATTCTCGACGACTCGGGATCCAAGTATCAGAACCTGCGGCCCACCCAGTATCACGGCTCGATCTACGACGTCGTTCCCGCCCGGCGGGGGCACCTCAAGCCCGTCGGGGAGTGGAACGAAGAGGAGATCACCGCCCGCGGCCGCCGGATCACGGTGAAGCTCAACGGCGCCGTGATCGTGGACGCGGACCTCGATGAAATCCGGGATGAGCAGGTTCTGCGCAAGCATCCCGGGCTCAGGAACGCGAAGGGGCACATCGGCTTCCTGGGCCACGGCACGCGTGTCGAGTTCCGGAACATCCGGATCCGGGAGCTGTAG